AGTTTTGGACAAAATATCAGATTATAATATTTCTGAAATTTCAGACGATAAAATTAATATTCCTAAAATTGAGAATCCATTAAATTCTCATTTAAAATCTGATAACGTTGATTCAAAACCAAATGAAGAATTAAAATCTGATGATTCAAAAAGTGAGGAAAAGTTTAAAGAAATATATAGAAAGTATGAACTACAAAAACAGGCACTGTTTAAGATTTTTAATAACTCAAAAATAGAATCCGGAGGGATGATGTCAAAAGAAAAAATCATCATTAATTTATCTGCCGAAGAGTGGGAGGAACTTAAAAACAATGTATAAAAATGTATGTAAATATTATCTCTCATGATACGACAAAATCAAAATCTGCATCCAACATTATGCAATATTTGGAGAAAGAAAATGAGAAGGAAAAGCTTAAAAATGAAGAACTGATTTTGGAGGGCAAAGAGGATGAAATTAATCCAAATTCTGTTGAGTATTTTTTCAATCAGGATTTTAATCCTTATGATTTATCAGACCCAAATTCGAGAATTAATATGTTTGAAGCTTCACAAAAATTAGATGAAAATCGTGGAACGCAAAATTTATCTTCAAGCAATTTTTATATGCTTAACATAAGTCCAAGCCAAAAAGAATTGGAACACATGGAAAAGATTTCTATTGAAGAGTTGGAGAACCGAGGACTTATTTTAGAAGAAATTAAACATGATTCTACAGCAGTCGATTTTTTCAATGAACAAAAAGACCAAGTGATGAAATTGCAAATGAAACTCTATACTCAGGAAATTATGAATAAATATGCTGAGCTAATGGATAGAGAAATTTATGCTAATCAGGAAAGTCTGCCAAGTGATCCGGAACGAAAAAAAATGAAGCCAATTATCGAAGATCGGTATCAACAATTTTTAAAAGATAAAGGAATTAATTTAAAGGAATCTTCAGAAATAACATTTTTGCCTATTGAGAATTATTCAATAAAACAGGAATATGACCATGGAAAAATTTTCAACATATATTCGCCCATGTTGGATAAAAAAATAGATTTATTCGTTCCGGAAGGACGATATAAAATTGAAGATAATAAGTTGCAAATTGATGAAGAATATTATGCAGAAAAATATTCTACCATATCCGATAATGAAAAATTTAAAAAAGAACGAATTGAAGTTTCAGCAGAATCTTCAATCAGTTCTGATGCATTTACTGATTTTGTAAAAGAAGATAAAATTTGCATCAATCACAAATGGGATGAATTCGATAAGAATCTGAAACTATATTTCAGTTCTGATGAAGTTCAGTTAAAAAATGGAACTTGCGAAATTCCTCAGAGTGTTTATAATGATAAATTATATGAAGTAAAAAGCAGATTTCTTAGTAAGGAATTTGCAGAAACAAAAAATGCCATATTAGATAAAATCATTAAAGAAAATGGTTTTGATATTTCTAAAAGTATAAATGAAAAAGGAGAAGATATATATATCAATTCTGATAAAGTTCCATCCAAAGACGAATTAAAAAAACTAAATATAAAAGCTTCTGTTGAATTTAATCAATTCTTAGTGCAGAATAAACATTTGCCAGAAAGAAAAGGTTTTAAAATTTCAGATTGGAATAAGAGAGTTTCTATTGAAGCAGAAGTTTTGGCTGAAAGTGATAAAGCAAAGTTAATTAAAGTTAATGACGAAAGACTTTCTGAACCTGCGCAGTTTTGGGTCGCTAATTATGCAATTGCTGATAAAGAAAGTAAAGAAATTGTTAAAGATGAAAATGGAAAAATTAGCATTTTAGATGAATTTTACCAACATAAAATAAATGAAATTTTGATTAAAGAATCAGAAGAAAAAATATCTTTTGTTGATTACAGTCAAAATGAAAGTAGTAAAACTAAATTTATTAAAAATCAAGATAGCATTGAATTTTCTTTTCAAAATACAGGTCTTAAAGAACCTTTAAAATTTAATGTTCAGTTAGAAGATGTTCTTTTGTCTGAAGATGGAAAATACACAATGCAAAGAGACTTATTTGAGCATAAATACGAGCAGAATTTAATCCGTCAGGCAGAGAAACAGTTTAAGCCAGAGTTTGAAAAAATCAAGGACGATGTTAACAAAGAAATGCTCAAGGAAAAGGATTTCCAAAAAGATAAAGAAATTGAGACCAGATTTAAAAATTTACTTGTTGAAAAGAACATCTTGAAAGAACAGGTGAAAAATGATAATTTTCACGTTCCGGCATCAATAGTAGAAGAAAAAAATAATTCAGCATTAATTGCCTATAAAAATGAAAACAGGGAAGAAGAGATAAGATTATGGGTTAATAAGGATATTATTAGTAAGTCTGATGAAACAGGGCTTTATTTCAAGAATGAAAACGAGGTTAAAAAAATTTTAGATAAAGCAATAGCGAGGGATGATGATAAAAAGCAAATTGTAAAAATTGATTTTTCCAAGTTAGAAACTGAAGATAAAAAGCATAAAAATGAAAGCTATAAAAACTATGTTTTTTATTCCAATGTTGAAGGCTTTTCAGAACCAATTAAATTTTCAATAAAAGAAGATGATTTAAAAAAGGAGGGTAAGGATTTTTATATTGAAAAACACAAACTTGATTATAAGCTTGAAAATGCAAAGAAATTCGCTATAACTAAAGAGTTCGGTAATGTCAAAGATGATA
This portion of the Chryseobacterium muglaense genome encodes:
- a CDS encoding DUF5712 family protein, whose product is MYVNIISHDTTKSKSASNIMQYLEKENEKEKLKNEELILEGKEDEINPNSVEYFFNQDFNPYDLSDPNSRINMFEASQKLDENRGTQNLSSSNFYMLNISPSQKELEHMEKISIEELENRGLILEEIKHDSTAVDFFNEQKDQVMKLQMKLYTQEIMNKYAELMDREIYANQESLPSDPERKKMKPIIEDRYQQFLKDKGINLKESSEITFLPIENYSIKQEYDHGKIFNIYSPMLDKKIDLFVPEGRYKIEDNKLQIDEEYYAEKYSTISDNEKFKKERIEVSAESSISSDAFTDFVKEDKICINHKWDEFDKNLKLYFSSDEVQLKNGTCEIPQSVYNDKLYEVKSRFLSKEFAETKNAILDKIIKENGFDISKSINEKGEDIYINSDKVPSKDELKKLNIKASVEFNQFLVQNKHLPERKGFKISDWNKRVSIEAEVLAESDKAKLIKVNDERLSEPAQFWVANYAIADKESKEIVKDENGKISILDEFYQHKINEILIKESEEKISFVDYSQNESSKTKFIKNQDSIEFSFQNTGLKEPLKFNVQLEDVLLSEDGKYTMQRDLFEHKYEQNLIRQAEKQFKPEFEKIKDDVNKEMLKEKDFQKDKEIETRFKNLLVEKNILKEQVKNDNFHVPASIVEEKNNSALIAYKNENREEEIRLWVNKDIISKSDETGLYFKNENEVKKILDKAIARDDDKKQIVKIDFSKLETEDKKHKNESYKNYVFYSNVEGFSEPIKFSIKEDDLKKEGKDFYIEKHKLDYKLENAKKFAITKEFGNVKDDIKNEVWKEKGFDTSKRKLTGKDLLYYSKIETERKYNHKDKAVIKNKPILTQIRKYEKSKNPLDKLKIGDLQKQLLRDKITQEVIDEGVKKGGLNYHSHIVVSRHDKTSVNPKDKVSMSPNANQKDGNVNNGAKVGFNRDEFAKAIEKTFDEKFEYDRPEEEKYEKLNQNKKDLAEKISDRAKGFAKNKIKKEVLKHTGMNIVKDELNPTQKIKSELMPLPIPTSFPTSKLDAVIKIIKMAKSLVVDKGIHY